In Balneolaceae bacterium, a genomic segment contains:
- a CDS encoding two-component regulator propeller domain-containing protein, whose amino-acid sequence MASRTFNAFLLFTVFISSLCIADVGYAQESYNIRDHNFVVARDFTTENGLPANGINGMYQDQKGYIWAATYNGLVRYNGLDFKVYNMNNLENLESNRFTSVNEDQDGNIWAGLELGGFLVIDAKTDSATTYSIDPEKYGSNVKTTVIEFGSDNRTWIGTSIGVFVMQDGEMTYLDHLPNEYVNHLAFRNGHVYVLFTNHLIQLHPDGTAVHTIARLNNDSVRIENSVVNRLSNVVQFMDFHYVNNDLYLMTEAGLLRYDEEAEIVLTSEDVNQSSLQGFLPQEDTIFVYGRDGIFSMSLSGSREIVYYSRLSVIDLMIDHEESLWAASLSNGIVQFISTPVYQGDDFATLDQQGITGVLAGRDGATYVGANCDGVYRFTDENIQRFGEEDGIQNECVWSLMEQSNGTLWVGTWGDGVYYRRTTGQQFERFTPGEFQDVSVFLSIFEDSNGSIWFGTYSNGLYRQSNSEIVPVKDSEGETLAAVRMIFESKNGDIFVATDEGVGILQGNEIHDIQAVSELGLSNFRTITQDASGRFWFGSYGGGLVVYEPGEEPRVLSTQDGLFDNTISQLAFDEDQDLWLGGNLGVFYIPQDQVKSFLNGEIDRLRVSRIGVSEGMTIRETNGGFMPSSQLTENGELLIPTVQGVNVINTRRMELNEEPPNTFIEEIEIDGQIYSQTQLESIPHSAHRIIFRFSGLSYKNPEYNRYEYMLEDFDQDWLSARNSGEAIYSMIPAGDYSFKVRASNNDRVWSTQAATISFSVDPPFWQTIWFYLGIVALSGILIVVAFRYRLRSIQIYNRQLERKVDERTEELKVSNEELKKHIEEKNKLQSILAHDLKNPFSAILGYIELIKNEFEQKGEHEQVDMMKMLLDSGRNTLALLENLLQWSNSKEGGLEPKFESIDITELVDQAISMTDAQSTFKNIFVRNLIEKPHYVRADRNMILSVIRNLISNAIKFSGRDSIVEISLEEKDDKVIVSVEDSGVGIPQEEQDKLFTAEKMQQKVGTQGEKGIGMGLMLCKEFIEKHNEEIWVTSAPKKGSTFSFSLKTATEHEEKQVDKSEE is encoded by the coding sequence ATGGCATCACGTACGTTTAACGCATTTCTTTTATTTACGGTTTTCATCTCATCGCTGTGTATCGCCGATGTTGGATATGCACAGGAAAGCTACAACATCAGAGACCATAACTTTGTAGTTGCAAGAGATTTTACCACGGAAAACGGCCTTCCCGCGAATGGCATAAATGGAATGTACCAGGATCAAAAGGGCTATATATGGGCGGCCACATACAATGGATTGGTACGATATAACGGCCTGGATTTCAAGGTGTATAATATGAACAATCTTGAAAATTTGGAGTCCAATCGGTTTACCTCCGTTAACGAGGATCAAGATGGAAATATATGGGCAGGTTTAGAACTGGGAGGGTTTTTAGTAATTGATGCAAAAACAGATTCTGCCACAACATACTCGATTGATCCGGAGAAATATGGTTCTAATGTTAAAACCACGGTCATTGAATTTGGGTCCGACAATAGAACATGGATTGGTACAAGTATAGGAGTTTTTGTTATGCAGGATGGAGAGATGACCTACCTGGATCATTTACCCAATGAGTATGTAAACCACCTGGCATTTCGAAACGGACACGTCTATGTATTATTTACAAATCACCTTATCCAGTTACATCCAGATGGCACCGCCGTGCATACCATTGCCCGGCTCAATAATGATTCGGTTCGTATAGAAAACTCTGTGGTGAACCGATTGTCGAATGTTGTTCAGTTTATGGACTTTCATTATGTAAATAACGATTTATACCTGATGACTGAGGCCGGTTTATTGCGATATGATGAGGAAGCGGAAATTGTACTAACCAGTGAGGATGTAAATCAATCTTCTCTGCAAGGATTCTTGCCTCAAGAAGACACCATTTTTGTATATGGGAGAGATGGTATTTTTAGCATGAGTTTATCAGGCAGCCGTGAAATAGTTTACTACAGCCGGCTCAGCGTAATAGATCTTATGATCGATCATGAAGAGTCTTTATGGGCTGCATCACTATCCAATGGAATCGTGCAGTTTATATCTACACCGGTTTACCAGGGAGATGATTTCGCTACATTAGATCAACAGGGAATTACCGGGGTATTGGCGGGCCGTGACGGGGCTACATATGTGGGAGCAAATTGTGATGGTGTGTACCGTTTTACAGATGAAAATATTCAGCGATTTGGCGAGGAAGACGGCATCCAAAACGAATGTGTGTGGTCACTAATGGAACAAAGCAATGGCACCCTTTGGGTAGGTACATGGGGGGATGGAGTTTACTATCGCAGGACCACCGGACAACAATTTGAAAGATTCACTCCAGGTGAATTTCAGGATGTAAGTGTTTTCCTATCCATTTTTGAAGATAGTAATGGGTCGATTTGGTTTGGTACCTATTCTAATGGTTTATACAGGCAATCCAATTCTGAGATAGTTCCTGTAAAAGACAGCGAAGGTGAAACGCTTGCAGCAGTGCGGATGATCTTTGAGAGTAAAAACGGCGACATTTTCGTGGCTACTGATGAGGGGGTAGGAATATTACAGGGAAACGAAATTCATGATATTCAAGCTGTATCTGAACTTGGCCTATCCAATTTTCGAACCATAACACAAGATGCTTCCGGGCGATTTTGGTTTGGCAGTTATGGCGGGGGACTGGTTGTTTATGAGCCGGGGGAAGAACCAAGAGTACTTTCTACACAAGATGGTTTGTTTGATAACACCATTTCCCAACTTGCCTTTGATGAGGATCAAGATTTGTGGTTGGGTGGAAATCTTGGAGTTTTCTATATCCCACAAGACCAGGTTAAAAGTTTCCTGAATGGAGAGATCGACCGGTTGCGTGTTTCCCGGATTGGGGTAAGCGAGGGCATGACAATTCGTGAAACAAATGGTGGATTTATGCCATCCAGCCAGTTGACAGAAAATGGCGAACTGCTCATTCCAACAGTTCAGGGTGTTAATGTGATCAATACACGGCGGATGGAACTTAATGAGGAGCCGCCAAATACGTTTATTGAGGAAATAGAAATTGATGGTCAAATCTACAGCCAAACGCAGTTAGAATCGATACCCCACAGTGCTCATCGAATTATTTTCCGATTTAGCGGCTTGAGTTATAAAAATCCGGAATATAACCGCTACGAGTATATGTTGGAGGATTTCGATCAGGATTGGTTAAGTGCAAGAAACAGTGGTGAAGCGATCTATTCCATGATTCCAGCGGGAGACTATTCGTTTAAAGTCAGAGCATCAAATAACGACAGGGTTTGGAGCACTCAGGCAGCAACCATTTCATTTAGTGTAGATCCGCCATTTTGGCAAACCATTTGGTTTTACCTTGGTATTGTAGCTTTATCGGGTATTCTTATTGTTGTGGCATTTCGGTATCGGTTGAGAAGCATTCAAATATATAATCGGCAGCTTGAGCGGAAGGTTGATGAGAGGACCGAGGAGTTGAAAGTGTCGAACGAGGAACTCAAAAAGCATATTGAAGAGAAAAATAAGCTGCAATCCATTCTTGCACACGATCTCAAAAATCCGTTTTCTGCTATTCTGGGATATATAGAGTTGATTAAAAATGAGTTCGAGCAGAAGGGGGAGCATGAGCAGGTGGACATGATGAAAATGCTTCTGGACTCCGGGCGAAATACATTGGCTCTGCTGGAGAATTTGTTGCAATGGTCCAACTCAAAAGAGGGTGGACTGGAACCAAAGTTTGAATCGATTGACATAACGGAGTTAGTGGATCAAGCGATTTCAATGACGGATGCCCAATCTACATTCAAGAATATTTTTGTTAGAAATTTAATTGAGAAACCCCATTATGTGCGGGCAGACCGGAATATGATATTGTCTGTGATTCGGAACTTGATTTCTAACGCTATAAAATTTTCGGGGAGAGATTCTATTGTGGAAATTTCGCTGGAAGAAAAAGATGATAAAGTAATTGTTTCTGTTGAAGATTCCGGTGTGGGAATTCCGCAGGAAGAACAAGACAAATTATTTACAGCAGAAAAAATGCAACAGAAAGTAGGAACCCAGGGAGAAAAAGGAATCGGTATGGGGTTGATGCTATGCAAAGAGTTTATCGAGAAGCACAATGAAGAGATCTGGGTAACCAGCGCACCTAAAAAAGGGAGTACTTTTTCATTTTCTTTGAAAACAGCAACCGAGCACGAAGAAAAACAGGTTGATAAGTCTGAAGAGTAA
- a CDS encoding FAD-dependent oxidoreductase has translation MINQHNESQYIIYMGMKSHFFTLFVLLTLPINFLFTDFTTAQNRSYHKQVETDLLIVGGGASGVSAAIQAARLGIKVIVVEPTPWLGGMLTAAGVSATDGNHNLPSGIWGEFRERLRNHYGGAEALATGWVSHTQFEPHVGNAIFNKMLDEYPSIQRFHGYSIKDAIVKNKRVLGATFIHKEGQTLNVEATISIDASEYGDLMAKSGANYFIGLDPQELTGEKIAPTYGNSMIQDLTYTAILKDYGPDADMTIPRPPNYQPSIFENACKEVSEHPEEFEGVDCETMLDYAKLPNDKYLINWPNNGNDYYLNVIENTPAERKILLEEAKNRTRQFIYFIQTELGFNNLGIADDEFKTDDGFPYIAYHRETRRLDGMTMLTMNELIDPYEAGSNLYKTAIGVGDYPLDHHRRLNPSPPDSLLEDGDREPYEFETHYDAFPPIPSFSVPLGSLIPKEIDGLIVAEKSISVSSIANGSSRLQPVVMTIGQAAGTAAALSIQHNIQPRDLSVREVQQKLLDANAWLLPFMDTTPKDWFFEPLTTSWCQRCLERRRNSLCLGQSNENLS, from the coding sequence TTGATCAATCAACACAATGAAAGCCAATATATCATCTATATGGGAATGAAAAGTCATTTTTTTACACTTTTTGTACTATTAACACTACCGATCAATTTTTTATTTACTGATTTTACCACTGCTCAGAATCGTTCTTACCATAAACAAGTTGAAACAGATCTGCTAATAGTTGGAGGAGGCGCCAGCGGGGTGAGTGCTGCTATCCAGGCTGCCCGATTGGGAATAAAAGTTATTGTTGTAGAACCGACACCCTGGCTTGGCGGAATGCTAACGGCCGCCGGAGTAAGTGCAACCGATGGCAACCACAATTTGCCCTCCGGAATATGGGGTGAGTTCCGCGAGAGGCTTCGCAATCATTACGGGGGAGCAGAAGCACTTGCCACCGGATGGGTCAGCCACACTCAGTTTGAGCCTCACGTTGGAAATGCCATTTTTAACAAAATGCTGGATGAATATCCCTCCATACAGCGGTTTCACGGATATTCCATTAAAGATGCTATTGTGAAAAATAAACGGGTTTTGGGAGCGACTTTTATTCATAAAGAGGGGCAAACATTAAACGTAGAAGCTACCATTAGCATTGATGCGTCTGAGTATGGAGATTTGATGGCAAAGTCGGGTGCTAACTATTTTATCGGGCTGGATCCGCAGGAACTTACTGGTGAAAAGATTGCACCAACGTATGGAAATTCAATGATCCAGGATCTTACATACACAGCTATTCTGAAAGATTATGGACCTGACGCAGATATGACAATCCCTCGTCCGCCTAACTATCAACCCTCCATTTTTGAAAATGCCTGCAAAGAGGTGAGTGAACATCCAGAGGAGTTTGAAGGCGTGGATTGCGAAACAATGCTCGACTATGCTAAACTCCCGAATGATAAATATCTCATCAACTGGCCGAATAATGGCAATGACTATTATCTGAATGTGATTGAAAACACTCCAGCCGAACGAAAAATTTTATTGGAGGAGGCAAAAAATCGTACACGGCAGTTCATCTATTTCATTCAAACGGAGCTTGGATTTAATAACCTGGGGATCGCTGATGATGAGTTTAAAACAGATGATGGATTTCCATACATCGCTTATCATCGGGAAACGCGTCGGTTGGACGGGATGACAATGCTGACGATGAACGAACTCATTGATCCCTATGAAGCCGGCTCAAATCTTTACAAAACAGCCATCGGTGTTGGAGATTATCCACTGGATCATCACCGAAGGCTAAATCCGTCTCCTCCTGACAGCCTGCTTGAGGATGGAGATCGCGAACCTTATGAATTTGAAACCCATTATGATGCGTTTCCACCCATTCCCTCATTTTCTGTGCCTTTAGGAAGTTTGATCCCAAAAGAGATTGATGGATTAATTGTAGCAGAAAAAAGTATCTCCGTAAGCAGTATCGCAAATGGCTCGAGCCGCTTACAACCGGTGGTAATGACCATCGGGCAGGCGGCCGGAACTGCGGCTGCACTCAGTATTCAACATAATATTCAACCGAGAGACCTTTCCGTCAGAGAGGTGCAGCAAAAACTTTTAGATGCCAATGCCTGGCTTTTGCCCTTTATGGACACCACGCCTAAAGATTGGTTTTTTGAACCACTTACAACGTCTTGGTGTCAGCGGTGTCTTGAAAGGCGAAGGAATTCCTTATGCCTGGGCCAATCAAACGAAAATTTATCCTGA